GCTGCCCGCGCGCCATCACGAAGCCGCCCGGATGCTGCGACAGGTGGCGCGGAAAACCGAGCAGGCGCTGCGCCAGCGACGCCCACTGCTGCGACAGCGGCGCCTGGGGATCGAGGCCGCTCTCGGCCAGGCGATTGAGCAGGTCGGCCTTGCCGTCGAACCAGTGATGCTGCTTGCAGACCTTTTCGATGATGGCGAGATCGACGCCGAGCGCGCGCCCGCTGTCGCGCAGCGCGCTTTTCGGCCGGTAGCTGATCACCACCGCCGCCAGCGCCGCCCGGGTGCGCCCGTATTTCCGGTAGATGTATTGGATAACCTCTTCGCGCCGCTGGTGCTCGAAGTCGACGTCGATGTCGGGCGGTTCGTTGCGCTCTTTCGATATAAACCGTTCAAACAATAAGTTGGCGCGCGACGGATCGACCTCGGTGATGCCCAGGCAGTAGCACACCGCCGAATTGGCCGCCGAGCCGCGCCCCTGGCACAGGATGTGGTTCGAACGCGCGAAGCGCACGATGTCGTACACGGTCAGGAAGTAGTGCTCGTAGCGCATCTCGGCGATCAGGGCCAGCTCGTGCTCGATCTGCGCCTGCACCTTGGCCGGGATCCCCTCGCGGAAGCGCCGGTGCGCGCCGGTCCAGGTTTCCAGGCGCAGGTAGCTGGCCGCCGTGTGGCCGGGCGGGACCACCTCGTCCGGGTATTCGTAGCGCAGCTCGTCCAGCTTGAAGGTGCACAGGCTGGCGATGTGCAGCGTCTCGGCCAGCGCCATCGGGCTGTAGATGTTGGCCAGGCGCAGGCGCGAGCGCAGGTGCTGCTCGGCGTTGGGCGCGAGCTGGTAGCCGCATTGCGCCACCGGCTTGCCGATGCGCGTGGCGCTCAAGGTGTCCTGCAAGGGCTTCCTCGAACGCACGTGCATGGTCACGTGGCCCAGTGCGACGATCGGCAAGCCGTGCTGCCAGCCGACTTCGTCGACGGTGGCGCGGTGGGCGTCGTCGAAGGCGCGCAGCAGCAGCGTCAGGCCGATCCAGGCGCGGCCCGGGAAGGTCGCGGCCAGCCAGGCGGCCTCGCGGTGCAGGCGGTCGACGTCGTGCGGCTCGTGCCCCGGATAGCGCGGCAGCAGGATCGCCAGGCAGTCCGGCATGCCCTTCAGGTGCGCCAGGTGGGCGGGCGGATCGTCGAAGTCGGCGGGACGCAGCAGGTAGCTACCCTTCTCGCTGCGGGTGCGGCCCAGCGTGATCAGTTCGGACAGGTTGCCGTAGCCGTTGCGGTTCTGCGCCAGCAGCAGCAGCGAAGGGGCCGGCGAACCGTCCGCGTGCTCGAGATGAAAGTGCGCGCCGATGAGGAGCGGCAGCCCTTCGCGCTTGGCCACCCCATGCGCACGCACGACGCCGGCGAGCGAGCATTCGTCGGTGATCGCCAGGGCCGAATAACCCAGCTGCACCGCGCGTTCGACCAGTTCCTCGGCGTGCGAGGCGCCCTGCAGGAAGGAGAAGTTCGACAGGCAGAAAAGCTCTGCATAGTCGGGCAACATCGCGGGGAGTCCTGGTCGTGGGGGCGGCGGCGCGGATGGCATGGGCAGATCGGTCTAAAATAGTCCTGAAAACGGACAATACTGTATAAAAACACAGTATAGCTGATCAATCTCTCATTGCGACATCGTCATTGCGAAACATGCACGTCCACTCATTGCTCTGCTTCGGCGCCGTCCCCGGTGACGGCAACCCGGCCCTGGTCATCGAAGGTGACGACGCCGATACGGCCGCGCGCCAGGCCTTCGCGCGCGCGCGCAACACGACCTGCGTCTTCATCGACCAGGACGGTGAAGATGGCATCGCGCGCGTCGACTTCTTTTATCCGCACATGCGCAGCCCGCTCTGCCTGCACGCGACGCTGGGCGTGGCCGCGGTGCTGTTCGCGCGCGCGCCGCAGGCGCAGACGCTGCCGGTGCGGACCGCAGTCAATCACCAGCACTTGCAGCTGTCGCGCGACGGCGCCGATTACTACGTGCGCATCGCCGCCCAGCCGGCGCCGCAAGTCGACGTCGACGATGGTGCGCTGGCGGCCCTGCTGGATGCACCCGGGTTCGCGGCGCGTACGCGCGCGCGCGTGGCGTCGATCGGCAGTCCCAAGCTGCTGGTCGAAGTGGCGGACCGC
This genomic stretch from Massilia sp. 9096 harbors:
- a CDS encoding PhzF family phenazine biosynthesis protein, whose protein sequence is MHVHSLLCFGAVPGDGNPALVIEGDDADTAARQAFARARNTTCVFIDQDGEDGIARVDFFYPHMRSPLCLHATLGVAAVLFARAPQAQTLPVRTAVNHQHLQLSRDGADYYVRIAAQPAPQVDVDDGALAALLDAPGFAARTRARVASIGSPKLLVEVADREVLYALRPDLAAIAAWGKAHGVNGLYVWCRRPDGAFEGRNFNHLDPRLEDSATGVAAGALAVALANASASGPAIDLDLRQGRMSGRDCLIRVRRVVDEVHDDVHDDMPDDVRGGALRVGGAATFA